Genomic window (Jeotgalibaca ciconiae):
TAAGTATACGCTTGGATATTTCATGGTTGTGTGAGCACCTAAGTTCCCATCAATCCATTCCATTGTCGCATTTTCGTAGGCGTGTGCGCGTTTTGTTACTAGGTTGTAAACGTTATTCGACCAATTTTGAATGGTTGTGTAACGGCAGTAAGCGTCTTTTTTGACAACAATCTCTACAATTGCTGCATGAAGACTGCTTTCCGAATAGGTTGGTGCTGTACATCCTTCTACATAGTGAATGCTTGCGCCTTCGTCTACAACAATCAATGTCCGTTCAAATTGACCGGAACCTTCGTTGTTCATACGGAAATAAGTTTGAAGTGGTACTTCACATTTTACGCCTTTTGGTACATAGATGAAGGTTCCACCTGACCAAACAGCTGAGTTTAATGCTGCTTCAAAATTGTCTGTTGGTGGTACAACTGTTCCAAAATGTTCTTTAAAGATTCTGGATATTCTTTCAAAGCCGTATCCGTATCCGTAAAGACAATTCCTAACTTCTCGAACTCTTCTTTCATGCTATGGTATACAGCTTCTGATTCATATTGAACCGTTGTTCCAGCTAAGTAAGCACGTTCTGCTTCTGGAATCCCAATACGTTCAAAGGTGTCTTTTATTTCTTGAGGAACGTCATCCCAAGTACGAGCAACACGATCCGTTGCTGTTTGGTAATAAGTGATGTCATCGAAATCAAGGGCAGATAAATCCGGTCCCCAATCTGGAAGTCCTTTTTTCCGATAAACTTCCAGTGCTTTCAAACGATAATCCAGCACCCATTGGGGTTCATCTTTCTTTTTCGAAATTTCGCGAACGATTTCCTCTGAAAGTCCTTTTCCAGTTGAATAAATAATTTCTGCATCGTCAGAGAATCCAAATTTGTAATCCTCTACTACAGGTACTTCACTCATGTCTATTCCTCCTTCTTTCTTCACTCGTTATTCAATAATAGTTGTTCTAATGCTTTCCAGGATAGAGTTGCACATTTGATTCGAGCAGGAAACTTCGAAACACCGCCCAACACTTCGGCATCTCCTAAGTGAGATTCGTCGGTTTCTAATTTTCCTTGAACCAGCAACAAGAACTCTTCAATCATTTGTTTCGCTTCTTCAATCGTTTTTCCTTTGATCTGTTCAGTCATCATACTGCCACTTGCAGTACTGATGGAACAGCCATGGCCAGAAAACTTTACGTCTTCAATCCGGTCATCTTTTAATTGGAGATGAAGTTGAATGACATCT
Coding sequences:
- the sufU gene encoding Fe-S cluster assembly sulfur transfer protein SufU, with translation MALSRLENLYRHVILDHSSHPRNFGELEQATGMIELNNPTCGDVIQLHLQLKDDRIEDVKFSGHGCSISTASGSMMTEQIKGKTIEEAKQMIEEFLLLVQGKLETDESHLGDAEVLGGVSKFPARIKCATLSWKALEQLLLNNE